Genomic window (Vibrio coralliirubri):
AGAATGCCGTTCTAAAAAAGTTGGAAGAGTTGGAGCAGAAAAAAAACCGTCGAACAAAGAAAAAGCGGTCATAGCTCTAACTCTTAAAGGCAAGTACCCATTAAAGCACTTACTGCACACTCTACAGTTGGCAAAAAGTGTCTTTTATTATCAGGCTCAAACGAGCAAGCGCCAAAATAGCTACGAACGTGAGCTGCGGTTGATAAAGTCAATTTATCATGAACATAAGGGGCGATACGGCTACCGCCGTATTCACTTGGAACTAAAGAATCAGGGGTTCGTGCTTAATCACAAAACGGTTCAAAGGCTTATGGCTCAGCTCAACCTTAAATCGACGGTCAGGATTAAAAAGTATCGTTCATACCGAGGAGAGTCAGGAAAAGCTGCTCCCAACGTTCTTGAAAGAGATTTTAGTGCGACTCAACCCGATGAAAAGTGGGTAACTGATGTCACGGAGTTCAAAGTCAAAGAGCAGAAAGTATACTTATCTCCCGTTGTCGACTTGTTTACTCAGGAGGTGGTTGCTTATAGAGTGGCCAAAAATGCCTGCTTGCCGCTTGTCACAGATATGCTGACGGAAGCTATATCAACGCTTAAACCCAACTCAAAGCCAATTATACATAGCGATCAAGGTTGGCAATATCGCCATCGACAGTATCAGAAAAAGGTAGCGGAGAGTGGGTTAACGCAAAGCATGTCGAGAAAAGGTAACTGCTTGGATAATGCTGTTGCTGAAAACTTTTTTGCTTTACTCAAAACCGAGATGTATCACAACCAAAGCTTTGAAGATGCAGATGCTCTGATAGAGCAGATTAAAGAATACATCGAGTACTACAATACCAAACGTATAAAAGTGAAACTAAAAGGCCTGACTCCGATAGAATATCGAACTCAGGCCTTGAAAGCCGCTTAACAGAAATGTCCAACTTTACGGGGTCACTTCATTTGTGCCGGCTGTTAATTATATGCAGTTCGATTATTTAATATCGATGTGCTCAAAGCCTTTGATAAGGTCATCAAGTGCTTTCATCTGCTTCAAGAACGGCTCTAGTTTGTCTAGAGGTAGCGCAGATGGGCCATCACAACGAGCTTGATCTGGATTCGGGTGAGCTTCAATGAACAGACCCGCAATACCTGTCGCCAGGCCAGCTTTCGCTAGTTCAACCGTTTGCTCACGGCGACCGCCAGATGCAGCACCTGATGGGTCACGCATTTGTAGAGAGTGCGTCACATCAAAGATGATTGGGCTACCGTTTGAAGACTTCTTCATTACGCCAAAGCCAAGCATATCCACAACAAGGTTGTCGTAACCCATACAAGCGCCACGCTCACAAAGGATGATGTTGTCGTTACCGCACTCAGCGAACTTATCAACGATGTTGCCAACTTGGTTCGGGCTCATGAACTGAGGCTTCTTCACGTTGATTACTGCGCCAGTCTTAGCCATTGCTTCAACAAGATCAGTTTGACGAGCTAGGAATGCAGGTAGTTGGATTACATCAACCACATCCGCAACAGGCTGAGCTTGAGCTTCTGTGTGGATGTCAGTAATGATCTTCACGCCGAAAGTGTCTTTCAGCTCTTGGAAGATTTTAAGACCTTCTTCCATACCTGGACCACGGTATGAATGAACTGAGCTGCGGTTCGCTTTATCAAAAGACGCCTTAAATACGTAAGGGATGCCCAGCTTCTCGGTTACTTTTACATAGTGCTCACAGATCTGCATAGCAAGATCACGAGATTCAAGAACGTTCATGCCTGCAAATAGCGTAAATGGCTTGTCGTTAGCAATTGGCATATCGCCAATGTGAACTGTTTTTTGTTCCATCATATTCTCTCTAAATAATTATTAATTAGTGAACAACCACTGTCTTTTCGTTCATGACGTTCACTTGAGATTTCAGTAACTCAGATGCAGGGTCATCTGGGCATTGGTCGATAAAATATTGATAATCGGTTGCGGCTACTTGGTGACAGTCTAGCTGCTGATAGATAAAACCACGGTCACGGATTTCATATGGATCATCAGGTACAAACGTCAAAGCAAGGTCAGTACACTTCAATGCAAGTGTATAACGCTCTTCTCGCAGCAGGGCACTCTTGAGCAGGGCTAACCACTTACCAATAATTGTTGGGTGGTCGGCGACTTCTAGATGCTCAGGTTTCACCTTAGCTAATGGGCCGTCATGTCCAATTAACCATGCTCGCAGCGTTTGTTCGCCAACGTACTCACCGTTATAAGGGTTAATATAGGCTGCAGCTTGCCCGTACCAGCTTACTTTAAGTAAGAATTGAGTCGGAAAAGAGACGCCCTCTACAGGAAAGCCTAGCTTGCGACTTAGAAAAAGAAAGATCGCCCCCAGACTCACTGGAATGCCTTTCTTTCTCTCAAGCACTTTATCGATGAACGCGTTTTCCGAAGAGAAATACGCATCTTTATCGCCAGCAAAGCCCCATTCATAAAAGAATAGTCGAATAAAAGATTCAAACTTCTGCTGTTCATCGGTTTCATTAACCAGAGCAAACTCGGCGTCTTTTAACAATCTCGCTAGCTCTTGCTCTGCCCAACTGTCTTGAGTTTCTGGGTTAATCGCTTTATTTAAGATCAATGCACCTTCAGCTAACTCTAGCTGGTCAAAGTCTTCATCAAAAAATTCGTACATAGATAGTTAACCGAAATAAGGAGATAATTAACCGAAAAATGTTGGTGTCTTGGTCATTGCGATTTTGCCTGCCATCGCTAACCAGCCAAGCGCACCAAAGAAAGAGAATACTCTCAGTAGCTTGTTTTTACCTAGCTTAAGCGCAAAGAAACCTAATGCGATGTAAGCCATAACACAAGTTAGTTTTTCGGTTAACCATGGTGCTGCTGGTGTAAATGGAATAAAGCCAGTGATGAAAATCAATCCAATACCCGATAGCAATAGCAACGAGTCATTGATATGAGGGAAACGCTGCAAGAAAGGATGCTTAAGCTTAGGTGAGTTAGCCATCATAAGAGCGAAACGAATCGAAAGAAGTAGCGCACTTATAGCAATCGTTAATAGGTGAAAATGTTTTAGACCTTCGTACATGGTATTCCTTTATATTTTTATATGTGCTTTCGTTAACACGAGCCTCACAATACCCGTTAATGCCCTGTATTTCTTCGTTAAATGCATTACCGAGTTAAATGTATTGTCGAGTTAAAGGTATCAATTTAGCAAGTTCATCATCCATTGCTCACAAGACGATTAACAATCACTAACTATGAACAGTAACGACCCAATGTCACTCGGTCATTACCACCGTAATCTTTCTCTGTGACAACATCGAGATAACCGAGCGCCTGCATAATCTCACGAACTGCCAAACCTTGGTCATAGCCGTGTTCAAATGCTAACCAACCTTCATTTTCCAAAAAGCCGCGTGCGTTTTCAGAAATGTATCGGATATCCGCGAGTCCTTTCTCTTCAGCAACCAGTGCTGTGATCGGTTCAAAACGCACATCACCTTGAGACAAATGAGGATCATTCTTCTCAATGTATGGCGGGTTAGAAACAATCAGAGAGAACTTCACAACTTCTTCAGAGCTCAAAGGCTCAAACCAACTGCCATGCAAAAAAGTCGCATTGGTGATGTTGAGACGTTGTGCATTCTCTGTCGCAAGCTGCTGCGCTTCAGGGCGAAGATCAATACCCGTCACCTGTCGATTCGGCATCTCTGACGCCAACGCTAACGCGATAGCACCTGTACCCGTCCCTAAATCGAGAATCGCGCCTTGCTTGCCGTAAGTTTTATCCAAAGCCACCTCAACCAAACGCTCGGTATCTGGGCGAGGGATTAAAGTAGAAGGCGAAACTTTTAACGGCAGTGACCAAAACTCACGCTCACCAATAATGTAAGCCACAGGCTCACCGGTTAAGCGACGTTTTAGAAGGGCATTGAATTCAGACTCTTGCTCTGAGGTGAGATGCTTTTCAGGCCAAGTAAGTAGGTAAGATCTTGGTTTATCTAAGGCGTGACAAAGTAGTACCGCGGCATCAATAGAGGGTGATGTGTTATCACCCTCTTGAAGCTTTACGATTGCTGCTTTTAAAGCACTTTCAACCGTATATGCTGACTGCATACTGATTAGTTGTTCTCTGCAAGTGCAGCAAGCTGATCGGCTTGGTGCTCTTGAAGTACAGGATCAAGCAAGCTTTGCATGTCACCTTCAAGTACTTCGTTAAGACGGTAAATTGTAAGGTTGATACGGTGATCAGAAACACGACCTTGTGGGTAGTTGTACGTACGAATACGGTCACTACGGTCACCCGAACCTAGTAGGTTACGACGTGTATCAGAAACCGCTGCCGCGCGGCGCTCTTCTTCTGCTTGAACAATACGAGCAGCAAGAACAGCCATCGCTTTCGCTTTGTTTTTATGCTGAGAACGCTCGTCCTGACACTCTACTACTGTACCCGTTGGTAAGTGAGTAATACGGATTGCTGAATCCGTAGTGTTAACGTGCTGACCACCCGCGCCTGATGCACGGAAAGTATCAATTTTAAGGTCGCCCGCTTTGATTTCTGGAAGATCGGCTTCTGGGATCTCAGGCATAACGGCAACCGTACATGCTGACGTGTGAACACGGCCTTGAGATTCGGTTTCAGGTACACGTTGTACACGGTGACCGCCTGACTCAAACTTCATGGTGCCGTAAACAGCGTCGCCACTAACCTTAGCGATCATCTCTTTGTAGCCGCCTTGTTCAGAAGCATTGCTGCTCATGATTTCAACGCGCCAACCTTTCTTCTCAGCAAACTTAGAGTACATACGGAACAGGTTGCCCGCGAAGATACCCGCTTCATCACCACCCGCGCCTGCACGGATTTCAAGGAAACAGTTACGCTCATCGTTTGGATCTTTTGGAATCAGAAGAATCTGTAGCTCATCAGTCAAACGTTCAATCGCCGCTTTTGCGTCTTTGATTTCGTCTTGAGCCATTTCGCGCATTTCAGCGTCATCTTCGTTCGCCATCTCTTCAGCAGCTTCTAAATCTTCTTGAGCTTGCTGGTATGACTGGAAGCAAGCCGTCACTTCTTCTAGTTGAGAGTACTCTTTAGAAAGTGCACGGAATTTGTCTTGATTCCCGATTACATCTGGATCACCAAGTAGATGTTGAACTTCTTCATAGCGTTCAACAAGTGTTTCAAGCTTTACTAGAATCGAGGCTTTCATAATGTCTTATTCTGTTGGAGGTCTAATATTATTGAGGGTTTTCTAAGCCCAAACTCTGTCTAATGACCATTAATTTTGCAGGTTCTCCTTGCTCAGCTGCACTTTGAAGTGCGCGCGTTGGAGCATGGATCAATTTGTTTGTGAGCTTATTACTTAGCTCAAGTAAGACTTTCTCAGGGTCACCGCCAGCGGCAAGTGATTGTAAACTCTTACTTAATAATTCTTCTCGGATTTCGTTGGCCGATTTACGGTAGTCACGAATACTGTCTACAGCTTGCAGTGAACGCATCCAACTCATGAATGCTGCACTTTCTTCGCTAACGATTGCTTCCGCTTGAATCGCTTCCACTTTGCGTTGTTCAATGTTGCCATCAACAATCGACTGCAGATCATCCACTGAATAAAGGTAGGCGTCATTCAATTCACCAACCTGAGATTCCACATCACGCGGAACCGCAATATCAACCAGCAACATAGGTTGATGTTTTCTTGTTTTCAGTGCGGTTTCAACCATGCCTTTACCAATGATAGGTAACGGACTTGCGGTTGAGCTGATCACGATATCCGCTCGATGCAGATGATCAGGGATCTCATTGAGGCTGATCACTTCAGCACCAAACTCTTCAGCCAACCCTAAAGCACGCTCACGAGTTCGGTTAGCCACAATCATCTTGGTACAGCCATTCGCTGAAAGATGCTTAGCCACCAACTCAATGGTTTCACCTGCACCCACCAATAACACAGTTGAATCGGCAATCGACTCAAAGATGTGCTTGGCTAACGTGCAAGCTGCGTAAGCAACCGAAACTGCGCTTCCGCCGATCTCTGTTTCAGTTCGAACACGCTTCGCGACAGAGAATGATTTCTGGAACAGCTTTTCCATTGAAGCATCAACAGATTTGTTCTCTCGCGAGTCTGTATAAGCTTGCTTCACCTGACCTAAGATCTGTGGTTCACCCAATACCAAAGAGTCCAAGCCACAAGCTACGCGCATTAAATGTTTAATCGCCGCCTGCTCTTCATGGACATAAATGCTCGGTTTTAGCTCTTCAGGGCTCACTTGATGGAAAACTGACAACCAATCGATCAACTTGTTTTTTGCCACGCCTTTGACGTCACAATACAATTCAGTTCGATTACAGGTAGAAAGTATGACACTTCCATTTACGTGTGCATTTGCGTTAAGTTGCTTGAGTGCCTCAGATAATTTATCTGGACCAAAAGCGACTTTTTCTCGCAATTCAACCGACGCTGTATTGTGATTGATACCTACGGCAAGCAAAGACATGTATCAGAAGTTCTCGATCAGGGAATGGAAACAAGGGGCGAATTTTACTTGATGCATGGCTCTATTTAAAGAGCAAGCGGGATTTGTTTTCCTGACTTCGTGAATTCAATGCTATAGTTGAAGCGTTTTTTAGATAAATTTGAACAAGTTGTGAGCAAATATGAGCAAGCTTCTCAAAATCGCGTCTCTTATTTTTATGGCCATAATTATGGTGGGTTGCTCGTCTATCCCAGAACAACCAACCAGCGTTGAATGGAAAAGTCATCAAGATCGGCTTTTACAGATAGAAAACTATCAAGCCTCAGGCAAGCTCGCTTACATTTCCCCAGAGCAACGCCAAAGCCTAAATTTCATTTGGAAGCATTCACCAAATCAAAGTCAATTAAGGCTTACGACTTTTCTCGGTCAAACTGCATTGAACCTAACCATTGATCCATCAGGTGCAAAAGTCGTGACCTACGATGATCAAGTATTTACTCATGCGAGTGCTTCAGTCTTGGTTGAACAGCTGACAGGCTTACAGATCCCTATTGATCATCTACCACAATGGTTCCTTGGCATTCCAGACCAAGCCGATAGCTACCAATTGAACACCACCAACACGCTTGAATCTCTCACCAAACAAGTCAGCAACCAACTATGGACACTGAGTTTTGCTAACTATCGCAATACAGAGATGCCGAATAAGCAACTATCGGATGAAGACAACACTAAGGTAGAGACAATCCCACTCCCTACTCGATTGTCATTCAAGCAAGACAATAACAAAATCAACATTGTAGTTTCGAAGTGGACACTGAAAAAATGATAACAACGCCAACCCATTGGCCTTCTCCGGCTAAACTGAATTTATTTCTCTATATCACAGGTCGACGTGATAATGGCTATCACGAACTTCAAACCTTATTTCAGTTTGTCGATTTTGGTGATGAACTGACGGTTACCGCAAACTCAGAAACTAGCTCGATAACAATCACACCAGAAATTCCTGGGGTAGCACTTGAAGACAACCTGATCTGGAAAGCCGCTACTGCGCTACAGCAATATACCTCAACCTCTTTCGGTGCCGATATTGAACTCAAGAAAGTACTGCCTATGGGTGGCGGTATTGGCGGAGGCTCTTCAAATGCAGCAACCGTATTGGTCGCTCTGAATTATTTATGGCAGCTCAACCTGTCGGATGATCAACTCGCCGAGATCGGTTTGAAGCTTGGTGCTGACGTTCCTGTCTTCGTTCGAGGCCACGCCGCCTTTGCTGAAGGGGTTGGAGAACAGCTACAACCCGCTAATCCGGATGAAAAATGGTATCTTGTGGTCAAACCTCAAGTGAGCATAGCAACTGTAGACATATTCACACATTCAGAATTAACTCGAAACACGCCAAAGCGAGCGCTATCAACGCTTCTAGAGCAAGAATACGTAAACGATTGCGAAAAAATTGTGCGAATGCTGTACCCAGAGGTTGATAAGCAACTTTCATGGCTGCTACAATACGCGCCGTCGAGATTGACTGGCACAGGTTCGTGCGTTTTTGCTGAATTTAACAGCAAAAAAGAAGCCGAATTGGTGCGAGAACAACTGCCTGACACAGTTTCCGCTTTCGTAGCGAAAGGAAGAAACATTTCTCCTTTAAAAGAAACTCTGGCTGAATACCAATCAGCCCACCCACAATCTATTTAAAACTGGACGCAACCCGAGGTTTCCACCGTGCCTGATATGAAGCTATTTGCTGGTAACGCAACACCTGAACTAGCCCAACGTATTGCTGATCGTCTATACATCTCTCTTGGCGATGCTACTGTAGACCGTTTTTCTGATGGCGAAGTCGCTGTTCAAATCAATGAAAACGTTCGTGGTAGCGATGTATTCCTGATTCAATCAACTTGTGCACCAACCAATGACAACCTTATGGAATTGGTGGTAATGATTGACGCAATGCGCCGTGCTTCTGCTGGCCGTATTACTGCTGTAATCCCTTACTTCGGTTATGCCCGTCAAGATCGTCGTGTACGTTCTGCTCGTGTGCCAATTACTGCAAAAGTTGTTGCAGACTTCCTTTCTAACGTTGGCGTTGACCGCGTTCTTACTATCGACCTACACGCAGAGCAAATCCAAGGCTTCTTCGATGTACCTGTTGATAACATCTTCGGCACTCCAGTTCTTCTAGAAGACATGGCTAACCGTGGCCTAGAAAACCCAGTAGTGGTTTCTCCAGACCTTGGTGGTGTTGTACGTGCTCGTGCAACGGCTAAAGCGCTAGGTGATGTTGACATCGCTATCGTTGATAAGCGTCGTCCACGTGCTAACGTTTCTGAAGTAATGAACCTAATCGGTGATGTTGAAGGCCGTGACTGTGTTATCGTTGATGACATGATCGATACGGGTGGCACACTATGTAAAGCAGCTGAAGCGCTTAAAGAGCGCGGTGCTAAGCGTGTATTCGCTTACGCAACTCACGCTGTTTTCTCTGGTACTGCTGCGAACAACATCAAGAACTCTGTTCTAGACCAAGTTATCGTAACGGATTCTATCTCTCTATCTCCAGAGATGGCTGCGACTGGTAAAGTGACAACACTTAGCCTTTCTCGCATGCTTGCTGAAGCGATTCGTCGTATCAGCAACGAAGAATCAATCTCAGCGATGTTCAACTAATCAAAGCCCAATAGCTTTGTTTTAGAAACACGTGAGAGAAAAACATTAAGCACTTCATTCAATGAAGTGCTTTTTTTATGTCTGAGTAATATTGCACTGCTGGTTATCACAAACAGGAATAATCGCGCAGCCATCAGCTAGCTCGCACCTTTTTCATAAACTGTGATATCATACGGCGCTTTTTGAAATCCCAAGAGAGATCCATACCTTGAGCCAACAAATAAAACTTCTCGTTGGACTGGCTAATCCAGGTCCAGAATACGCCAAAACTCGCCACAATGCGGGTGCTTGGGTAGTTGAAGAATTAGCGCGTGTACATAACGTGACACTAAAGAACGAACCAAAGTTCTTTGGCCTAACGGGTCGTATCATGGTTCACGGTGAAGATCTTCGTTTGCTGATCCCAACGACTTTTATGAACTTGTCAGGCAAAGCAGTTGCAGCCTTAGCAAAGTTCTACCAAATTAAACCAGAAGAGATCATGGTCGCTCACGATGAGTTAGATCTGCCTCCTGGTATTGGAAAGTTTAAAAAAGGTGGTGGTCATGGTGGACACAATGGTCTGAAAGACATCATCAGCAAGCAGGGTAACAATAAAGAATTCTATCGTCTTAGATTAGGCATTGGCCATCCAGGACACAAAGATAAAGTTGCAGGTTATGTATTAGGCAAAGCTCCTCAAAAAGAGCAAGAGTGTATCGAGGCCGTCGTTGACGAATCGGTTCGCAGCCTAGACATCTTATTAAAAGATGGCCTACCAAAAGCACAAAATCGCTTACATACGTTCAAAGCAGAATAAGGTTTATATCATGGGTTTTAAATGTGGCATCGTTGGTCTACCAAACGTTGGTAAGTCAACTCTGTTTAACGCACTGACTAAAGCAGGCATCGAAGCAGCAAACTTTCCATTTTGTACGATCGAACCAAACACAGGTATCGTTCCGGTTCCAGATCTACGCTTAGATGCATTAGCAAAAATTGTTAATCCACAGAAGATCCTTCCAACGACAATGGAATTCGTAGATATCGCGGGCCTAGTTGCTGGCGCATCTAAAGGTGAAGGTCTTGGTAACAAATTCCTAGCTAACATCCGTGAAACTGACGCTATCGGTCACGTTGTACGCTGCTTTGAAAATGAAAACATTGTTCACGTTGCTGGCAAAGTATCTCCAATCGAAGATATCGAAGTGATCAACCTTGAACTTGCACTGGCTGACTTAGACAGCTGTGAACGTGCAATTCAACGTAACGCGAAGAAAGCGAAAGGCGGCGACAAAGACGCTAAATTCGAAATCACTGTACTAGAAAAGCTACTTCCAGTTCTAACTGAAGGTGGTATGGCGCGTACTGTTGAACTTGGCAAAGAAGAAGCGGCAGCAATCGGCTACCTAAACTTCCTAACACTTAAGCCAACAATGTACATCGCAAACGTTGCAGAAGATGGT
Coding sequences:
- a CDS encoding IS3 family transposase → MALTLKGKYPLKHLLHTLQLAKSVFYYQAQTSKRQNSYERELRLIKSIYHEHKGRYGYRRIHLELKNQGFVLNHKTVQRLMAQLNLKSTVRIKKYRSYRGESGKAAPNVLERDFSATQPDEKWVTDVTEFKVKEQKVYLSPVVDLFTQEVVAYRVAKNACLPLVTDMLTEAISTLKPNSKPIIHSDQGWQYRHRQYQKKVAESGLTQSMSRKGNCLDNAVAENFFALLKTEMYHNQSFEDADALIEQIKEYIEYYNTKRIKVKLKGLTPIEYRTQALKAA
- the kdsA gene encoding 3-deoxy-8-phosphooctulonate synthase: MMEQKTVHIGDMPIANDKPFTLFAGMNVLESRDLAMQICEHYVKVTEKLGIPYVFKASFDKANRSSVHSYRGPGMEEGLKIFQELKDTFGVKIITDIHTEAQAQPVADVVDVIQLPAFLARQTDLVEAMAKTGAVINVKKPQFMSPNQVGNIVDKFAECGNDNIILCERGACMGYDNLVVDMLGFGVMKKSSNGSPIIFDVTHSLQMRDPSGAASGGRREQTVELAKAGLATGIAGLFIEAHPNPDQARCDGPSALPLDKLEPFLKQMKALDDLIKGFEHIDIK
- a CDS encoding SirB1 family protein; translated protein: MYEFFDEDFDQLELAEGALILNKAINPETQDSWAEQELARLLKDAEFALVNETDEQQKFESFIRLFFYEWGFAGDKDAYFSSENAFIDKVLERKKGIPVSLGAIFLFLSRKLGFPVEGVSFPTQFLLKVSWYGQAAAYINPYNGEYVGEQTLRAWLIGHDGPLAKVKPEHLEVADHPTIIGKWLALLKSALLREERYTLALKCTDLALTFVPDDPYEIRDRGFIYQQLDCHQVAATDYQYFIDQCPDDPASELLKSQVNVMNEKTVVVH
- a CDS encoding SirB2 family protein — its product is MYEGLKHFHLLTIAISALLLSIRFALMMANSPKLKHPFLQRFPHINDSLLLLSGIGLIFITGFIPFTPAAPWLTEKLTCVMAYIALGFFALKLGKNKLLRVFSFFGALGWLAMAGKIAMTKTPTFFG
- the prmC gene encoding peptide chain release factor N(5)-glutamine methyltransferase, whose translation is MQSAYTVESALKAAIVKLQEGDNTSPSIDAAVLLCHALDKPRSYLLTWPEKHLTSEQESEFNALLKRRLTGEPVAYIIGEREFWSLPLKVSPSTLIPRPDTERLVEVALDKTYGKQGAILDLGTGTGAIALALASEMPNRQVTGIDLRPEAQQLATENAQRLNITNATFLHGSWFEPLSSEEVVKFSLIVSNPPYIEKNDPHLSQGDVRFEPITALVAEEKGLADIRYISENARGFLENEGWLAFEHGYDQGLAVREIMQALGYLDVVTEKDYGGNDRVTLGRYCS
- the prfA gene encoding peptide chain release factor 1, which encodes MKASILVKLETLVERYEEVQHLLGDPDVIGNQDKFRALSKEYSQLEEVTACFQSYQQAQEDLEAAEEMANEDDAEMREMAQDEIKDAKAAIERLTDELQILLIPKDPNDERNCFLEIRAGAGGDEAGIFAGNLFRMYSKFAEKKGWRVEIMSSNASEQGGYKEMIAKVSGDAVYGTMKFESGGHRVQRVPETESQGRVHTSACTVAVMPEIPEADLPEIKAGDLKIDTFRASGAGGQHVNTTDSAIRITHLPTGTVVECQDERSQHKNKAKAMAVLAARIVQAEEERRAAAVSDTRRNLLGSGDRSDRIRTYNYPQGRVSDHRINLTIYRLNEVLEGDMQSLLDPVLQEHQADQLAALAENN
- the hemA gene encoding glutamyl-tRNA reductase, with the protein product MSLLAVGINHNTASVELREKVAFGPDKLSEALKQLNANAHVNGSVILSTCNRTELYCDVKGVAKNKLIDWLSVFHQVSPEELKPSIYVHEEQAAIKHLMRVACGLDSLVLGEPQILGQVKQAYTDSRENKSVDASMEKLFQKSFSVAKRVRTETEIGGSAVSVAYAACTLAKHIFESIADSTVLLVGAGETIELVAKHLSANGCTKMIVANRTRERALGLAEEFGAEVISLNEIPDHLHRADIVISSTASPLPIIGKGMVETALKTRKHQPMLLVDIAVPRDVESQVGELNDAYLYSVDDLQSIVDGNIEQRKVEAIQAEAIVSEESAAFMSWMRSLQAVDSIRDYRKSANEIREELLSKSLQSLAAGGDPEKVLLELSNKLTNKLIHAPTRALQSAAEQGEPAKLMVIRQSLGLENPQ
- the lolB gene encoding lipoprotein insertase outer membrane protein LolB, which produces MSKLLKIASLIFMAIIMVGCSSIPEQPTSVEWKSHQDRLLQIENYQASGKLAYISPEQRQSLNFIWKHSPNQSQLRLTTFLGQTALNLTIDPSGAKVVTYDDQVFTHASASVLVEQLTGLQIPIDHLPQWFLGIPDQADSYQLNTTNTLESLTKQVSNQLWTLSFANYRNTEMPNKQLSDEDNTKVETIPLPTRLSFKQDNNKINIVVSKWTLKK
- the ispE gene encoding 4-(cytidine 5'-diphospho)-2-C-methyl-D-erythritol kinase, whose product is MITTPTHWPSPAKLNLFLYITGRRDNGYHELQTLFQFVDFGDELTVTANSETSSITITPEIPGVALEDNLIWKAATALQQYTSTSFGADIELKKVLPMGGGIGGGSSNAATVLVALNYLWQLNLSDDQLAEIGLKLGADVPVFVRGHAAFAEGVGEQLQPANPDEKWYLVVKPQVSIATVDIFTHSELTRNTPKRALSTLLEQEYVNDCEKIVRMLYPEVDKQLSWLLQYAPSRLTGTGSCVFAEFNSKKEAELVREQLPDTVSAFVAKGRNISPLKETLAEYQSAHPQSI
- a CDS encoding ribose-phosphate pyrophosphokinase; protein product: MPDMKLFAGNATPELAQRIADRLYISLGDATVDRFSDGEVAVQINENVRGSDVFLIQSTCAPTNDNLMELVVMIDAMRRASAGRITAVIPYFGYARQDRRVRSARVPITAKVVADFLSNVGVDRVLTIDLHAEQIQGFFDVPVDNIFGTPVLLEDMANRGLENPVVVSPDLGGVVRARATAKALGDVDIAIVDKRRPRANVSEVMNLIGDVEGRDCVIVDDMIDTGGTLCKAAEALKERGAKRVFAYATHAVFSGTAANNIKNSVLDQVIVTDSISLSPEMAATGKVTTLSLSRMLAEAIRRISNEESISAMFN
- the pth gene encoding aminoacyl-tRNA hydrolase, with the translated sequence MSQQIKLLVGLANPGPEYAKTRHNAGAWVVEELARVHNVTLKNEPKFFGLTGRIMVHGEDLRLLIPTTFMNLSGKAVAALAKFYQIKPEEIMVAHDELDLPPGIGKFKKGGGHGGHNGLKDIISKQGNNKEFYRLRLGIGHPGHKDKVAGYVLGKAPQKEQECIEAVVDESVRSLDILLKDGLPKAQNRLHTFKAE
- the ychF gene encoding redox-regulated ATPase YchF — translated: MGFKCGIVGLPNVGKSTLFNALTKAGIEAANFPFCTIEPNTGIVPVPDLRLDALAKIVNPQKILPTTMEFVDIAGLVAGASKGEGLGNKFLANIRETDAIGHVVRCFENENIVHVAGKVSPIEDIEVINLELALADLDSCERAIQRNAKKAKGGDKDAKFEITVLEKLLPVLTEGGMARTVELGKEEAAAIGYLNFLTLKPTMYIANVAEDGFENNPYLDAVREYAENENNVVVAVCAAIESELSELDDEDREEFLADMGIEEPGLNRVIRSGYELLTLQTYFTAGVKEVRAWTIPVGATAPQAAGKIHTDFEKGFIRAEVVGFDHFIEFNGESGAKDAGKWRLEGKEYIVKDGDVVHFRFNV